From Gopherus flavomarginatus isolate rGopFla2 chromosome 16, rGopFla2.mat.asm, whole genome shotgun sequence, a single genomic window includes:
- the COPZ1 gene encoding LOW QUALITY PROTEIN: coatomer subunit zeta-1 (The sequence of the model RefSeq protein was modified relative to this genomic sequence to represent the inferred CDS: inserted 1 base in 1 codon) gives MMATASLPSTMMTRTPPSRSRKXFEKNIFNKTHRTDSEIALLEGLTVVYKSSIDLYFYVIGSSYENELMLMAVLNCLFDSLSQMLRKNVEKRALLENMEGLFLAVDEIVDGGVILESDPQQVVHRVAVRGEDVPLTEQTVSQVLQSAKEQIKWSLLR, from the exons ATGATGGCGACCGCCTCTTTGCCAAG TACTATGATGACACGTACCCCACCGTCAAGGAGCAGAA CCTTCGAGAAAAACATCTTCAACAAGACCCACCGGACGGACA gtGAGATCGCCCTCCTGGAGGGGCTGACCGTGGTCTACAAGAGCAGCATCGACCTGTACTTCTACGTCATCGGCAGCTCGTACGAGAACGAG CTGATGCTCATGGCCGTGCTGAACTGCCTCTTCGACTCGCTCAGCCAGATGCTGAG GAAAAACGTGGAGAAGCGCGCCCTGCTGGAGAACATGGAGGGGCTCTTCCTGGCAGTGGACGAGATCGTGGACGGAGG CGTGATCCTGGAGAGCGACCCCCAGCAGGTGGTGCATCGGGTGGCCGTGCGG GGCGAAGACGTCCCCCTGACAGAGCAGACAGTTTCTCAG GTGCTGCAGTCGGCCAAAGAACAGATCAAGTGGTCTCTGCTGCGATAG